In Rattus norvegicus strain BN/NHsdMcwi chromosome 3, GRCr8, whole genome shotgun sequence, a genomic segment contains:
- the Nkx2-2 gene encoding homeobox protein Nkx-2.2 isoform X1 — translation MSLTNTKTGFSVKDILDLPDTNDEEGSVAEGPEEENEGPEPAKRAGPLGQSALDAVQSLPLKSPFYDSSDNPYTRWLASTEGLQYSLHGLAASAPPQDSSSKSPEPSADESPDNDKETQGGGGDAGKKRKRRVLFSKAQTYELERRFRQQRYLSAPEREHLASLIRLTPTQVKIWFQNHRYKMKRARAEKGMEVTPLPSPRRVAVPVLVRDGKPCHALKAQDLAAATFQAGIPFSAYSAQSLQHMQYNAQYSSASTPQYPTAHPLVQAQQWTW, via the exons ATGTCGCTGACCAACACAAAGACGGGGTTTTCAGTCAAGGACATCTTGGACCTTCCGGACACCAACGATGAAGAAGGCTCGGTGGCCGAAGGGCCGGAGGAGGAGAACGAAGGGCCGGAGCCGGCCAAGAGGGCCGGGCCGCTAGGGCAGAGCGCCTTGGATGCTGTGCAGAGCCTGCCCCTTAAGAGTCCTTTCTACGACAGCAGCGACAACCCCTACACTCGCTGGCTGGCCAGCACCGAGGGCCTCCAATACTCCC TGCACGGACTGGCGGCGAGCGCTCCCCCCCAAGACTCGAGCTCCAAGTCCCCAGAGCCCTCGGCTGACGAGTCACCGGACAATGACAAGGAGACCCAGGGCGGCGGGGGGGACGCAGGCAAGAAGCGGAAGCGCCGAGTGCTCTTCTCCAAAGCGCAGACCTACGAGCTGGAGCGGCGCTTCCGGCAGCAGCGGTACCTGTCGGCGCCCGAGCGCGAGCACCTGGCCAGCCTCATCCGTCTCACGCCCACGCAGGTCAAGATCTGGTTCCAAAACCATCGCTACAAGATGAAACGTGCCCGGGCTGAGAAAGGTATGGAGGTGACGCCTCTACCCTCGCCGCGCCGTGTGGCAGTGCCGGTCTTGGTCAGGGACGGCAAACCGTGCCACGCGCTCAAAGCCCAGGACCTGGCAGCTGCCACCTTCCAGGCAGGCATCCCCTTTTCCGCCTACAGCGCGCAGTCGCTGCAGCACATGCAATACAACGCCCAGTACAGCTCGGCCAGCACCCCCCAGTACCCGACAGCACACCCCCTGGTCCAGGCCCAGCAGTGGACTTGGTGA